In Arachis duranensis cultivar V14167 unplaced genomic scaffold, aradu.V14167.gnm2.J7QH unplaced_Scaffold_13647, whole genome shotgun sequence, a genomic segment contains:
- the LOC127743806 gene encoding ATP synthase subunit alpha, mitochondrial — protein MIDGIFIMEFSVRAAELTTLLESRITNFYTNFQVDEIGRVVSVGDGIARVYGLKEIQAGEMVEFASGVKGIALNLENENVGIVVFGSDTAIKEGDLVKRTGSIVDVPAGKAMLGRVVDALGVPIDGRGALSDHERRRVEVKAPGIIERKSVHEPMQTGLKAVDSLVPIGRGQRELIIGDRQTGKTAIAIDTILNQKQMNSRATSESETLYCVYVAIGQKRSTVAQLVQILSEANAIEYSILVAATASDPAPLQFLAPYSGCAMGEYFRDNGMHALIIYDDLSKQAVAYRQMSLLLRRPPGREAFPGDVFYLHSRLLERAAKRSDQTGAGSLTALPVIETQAGDVSAYIPTNVISITDGQICLETELFYRGIRPAINVGLSVSRVGSAAQLKAMKQVCGSLKLELAQYREVAAFAQFGSDLDAATQALLNRGARLTEVLKQPQYAPLPIEKQILVIYAAVNGFCDRMPLDKISQYERAILSTIKQDLLQSLKGGLTNERKIEPDSFLKEQTKNLT, from the coding sequence ATGATTGATGGAATTTTCATTATGGAATTCTCTGTAAGAGCTGCGGAACTAACTACTCTATTAGAAAGTAGAATTACCAACTTTTACACTAATTTTCAAGTGGATGAGATCGGTCGAGTGGTCTCAGTTGGAGATGGGATTGCACGCGTTTATGGATTGAAGGAGATTCAAGCTGGGGAAATGGTTGAATTTGCCAGCGGTGTGAAAGGAATAGCGTTGAATCTTGAGAATGAGAATGTCGGAATTGTTGTCTTTGGTAGTGATACCGCTATAAAAGAAGGAGATCTTGTCAAACGCACTGGATCCATTGTGGATGTTCCTGCGGGAAAGGCTATGCTAGGGCGTGTGGTCGACGCCTTGGGAGTCCCCATTGATGGAAGAGGGGCTCTAAGCGATCACGAGCGAAGACGTGTCGAAGTGAAAGCACCTGGGATTATTGAACGTAAATCTGTGCACGAGCCTATGCAAACAGGGTTAAAAGCGGTAGATAGCCTGGTTCCTATAGGCCGTGGTCAACGAGAACTGATAATCGGGGACCGACAAACTGGAAAAACAGCTATTGCTATCGATACCATATTAAACCAAAAGCAAATGAACTCAAGGGCCACCTCTGAGAGTGAGACATTGTATTGTGTCTATGTAGCGATTGGGCAGAAACGCTCAACTGTGGCACAATTAGTTCAAATTCTTTCAGAAGCGAATGCTATAGAATATTCCATTCTTGTAGCAGCCACCGCTTCGGATCCGGCACCTCTGCAATTTCTGGCCCCATATTCTGGGTGTGCCATGGGGGAATATTTCCGCGATAATGGAATGCACGCATTAATAATCTATGATGATCTTAGTAAACAGGCCGTGGCATATCGACAAATGTCATTATTGTTACGCCGACCACCAGGCCGTGAGGCTTTCCCAGGCGATGTTTTCTATTTACATTCCCGTCTCTTAGAAAGAGCCGCTAAACGATCGGACCAGACAGGCGCAGGTAGCTTGACCGCCTTACCCGTCATTGAAACACAAGCTGGAGACGTATCGGCCTATATTCCCACCAATGTGATCTCCATTACTGATGGACAAATCTGTTTGGAAACAGAGCTCTTTTATCGCGGAATTAGACCTGCTATTAACGTCGGCTTATCTGTCAGTCGCGTCGGGTCTGCCGCTCAGTTGAAAGCTATGAAACAAGTCTGCGGTAGTTTAAAACTGGAATTGGCACAATATCGCGAAGTGGCCGCCTTTGCTCAATTTGGCTCAGACCTTGATGCTGCGACTCAGGCATTACTCAATAGAGGTGCAAGGCTGACAGAAGTACTAAAACAACCACAATATGCACCACTTCctattgaaaaacaaattttagtCATTTATGCAGCTGTCAATGGATTCTGTGATCGAATGCCATTAGACAAAATTTCTCAATATGAGAGAGCCATTCTAAGCACTATAAAACAAGATTTACTACAATCACTAAAAGGGGGACTCACTAACGAAAGAAAGATAGAACCAGATTCATTCTTAAAAGAACAAACGAAAAACCTAACATGA
- the LOC107472217 gene encoding uncharacterized mitochondrial protein AtMg01280-like — MVSGDGSASSVNQPTPTYSTQPGSSSETGDNVIPPSPGEGPSHQGSVVRNESLESSMRFRIVRLELDNSPYLLDKARGDYWAQIRHELDHVSSQRDSNSLLEFENRDLRIREQKHECFRLFNRVLSEHPYLAGQAPYKPNEVFDDFLDERRELLDKQAKEPVVEKDKKEIAFLEGLRMDLQNNGPNTILPIFNPTSTSNR, encoded by the coding sequence ATGGTTTCGGGGGATGGTTCGGCGTCCAGCGTGAACCAGCCGACGCCTACCTATTCCACACAGCCGGGCTCGTCCTCCGAGACGGGGGATAATGTAATTCCTCCTTCTCCAGGAGAAGGGCCGTCCCATCAAGGGTCTGTTGTGCGAAATGAAAGCTTGGAATCGTCAATGCGATTTCGCATTGTACGGCTCGAGCTGGACAATAGCCCCTATTTGCTGGATAAGGCAAGGGGAGACTATTGGGCTCAAATAAGACATGAGCTAGATCATGTTTCCTCTCAGAGGGATTCTAACTcccttcttgagtttgaaaaccGGGATCTCCGGATCCGGGAGCAGAAACATGAGTGTTTCCGTCTTTTTAATAGGGTGCTTTCTGAGCACCCTTACTTGGCCGGCCAGGCCCCCTACAAACCTAACGAAGTCTTTGACGACTTCTTGGACGAACGGCGGGAACTGCTGGACAAACAGGCGAAAGAGCCAGTGGTGGAAAAGGACAAGAAAGAAATAGCTTTCTTGGAAGGACTTCGTATGGACCTTCAGAATAATGGTCCCAATACTATCCTCCCCATCTTTAATCCCACGTCAACCTCAAATCGTTAA